A window of Tautonia plasticadhaerens contains these coding sequences:
- a CDS encoding ABC transporter ATP-binding protein produces MIETRDLTKMYGDLYALNRLNLVLNQGDVYGFIGPNGAGKTTTMRILATLLNPTWGEAYVCGHSIYNGAKEIRRAIGYMPDFFGVYDDMKVIEYLEFFAAAYRITGPGRKKICEEVLELVDLTYKRDALVTSLSRGMTQRLGLARVLLHDPQVLLLDEPASGLDPRARIEIRALLKELRAMGKTILVSSHILPELADICNKIGIIEQGQLLVNGAVSDVMKQVRTDVVINVSVADRMTDAADFLEKQPEVDSVDEKTDLNDHTYLVVKMKPEVITYGFLAQRLIENGFELTLFREDEINLETAFMHLTKGITS; encoded by the coding sequence ATGATCGAGACCCGCGACCTGACCAAGATGTACGGCGACCTCTACGCCCTGAACCGGCTGAACCTGGTGCTCAACCAGGGGGACGTCTACGGGTTCATCGGCCCCAACGGCGCCGGCAAGACCACGACCATGCGGATCCTGGCCACCCTGCTCAACCCCACCTGGGGGGAGGCCTACGTCTGCGGCCACTCGATCTACAACGGCGCCAAGGAGATCCGCCGGGCCATCGGCTACATGCCCGACTTCTTCGGCGTCTACGACGACATGAAGGTCATCGAGTACCTCGAATTCTTCGCCGCCGCCTACCGGATCACCGGCCCCGGCCGCAAGAAGATCTGCGAGGAGGTGCTCGAGCTGGTCGACCTGACCTACAAGCGGGACGCCCTGGTCACCAGCCTCTCCCGGGGCATGACCCAGCGCCTCGGCCTCGCCCGGGTCCTGCTGCACGACCCCCAGGTCCTGTTGCTCGACGAGCCGGCCTCGGGCCTCGACCCCCGGGCCCGGATCGAGATCCGGGCCCTGCTCAAGGAGCTGCGGGCCATGGGCAAGACGATCCTCGTCTCCAGCCACATCCTCCCCGAGCTCGCCGACATCTGCAACAAGATCGGCATCATCGAGCAGGGCCAGCTGCTGGTCAACGGCGCCGTCTCCGACGTGATGAAGCAGGTCCGCACCGACGTGGTCATCAACGTCTCGGTCGCCGACCGGATGACCGACGCCGCCGACTTCCTGGAGAAGCAGCCCGAGGTCGATTCGGTCGACGAGAAGACCGACCTGAACGACCACACCTACCTCGTGGTGAAGATGAAGCCCGAGGTCATCACCTACGGCTTCCTCGCCCAGCGGCTGATCGAGAACGGCTTCGAGCTGACCCTCTTCCGCGAGGACGAGATCAACCTCGAGACGGCGTTCATGCACCTGACCAAGGGCATCACCAGCTGA